One Pseudomonas sp. B21_DOA genomic window, ACCTCAAGAGCCACCAGCGCATCTACGACCAGATCCAATTGCGCACCCAGCGCGGCGTCGGCAGCGGTGCCGATCTTGATCAGGCCGAAGCCCGTATGGCGCAAGCCCGCAACAACCTGATCACCGAACAGACCAACCTCGCCGACGCGGAAACCAACTTCCTCAGCGCTGTCGGCCAGATGCCCGACCAGCTCGAGCGTCCGGCGCCGTTCATGGCGATGATGCCGGCCAACCTCAATGAAGCCCGCGCGCAAATGCTGGAAAACAGCCCGATCCTGCGTTCCGCCGAGTCGGACATCGCCGCTGCCGAGAAGCAGTTCGCCACCGCCAAATCGACCTTCTACCCGCGCTTCGACGCTGAGCTGGGGCGTACCGCCGACAACGATCTCGATGGCCAGAATGGCCACAACAACGAATGGCAGGCCATGCTGCGCATGCGTTTCAACCTGTATTCCGGTGGCAGCAACAAAGCCGATCTGGAATCCAAGTCGTACCTGGCCAACCAGGCGCTGGACATCCGCAACAACGCCCTGCGGCAGTTGAACGAAGAGCTCGGCCTGGCCTGGAACGCGCTGAACAACGCCAACGCTCAGGTACCGATCGCTCAGCAATACGTCGATCACAGCACTTCGGTGCGCACCGCTTACCAGCGTCAATTCAGTCTCGGTGAACGCACTCTGCTGGACTTGCTCGACAGCGAAAACGAACTGTTCACTGCTTCGCGGCGTCTGGCGGAAATCAAGAACATTCAGTTATTTACTCAGTATCGAATCAAGGCGACCATGGGCCAATTGCTCAAAAGCCAGGGAGTGGTCGCGCCGTTGGCATCCGTTGTGCAGAACGACGTGAAGCCCAAGGTCCAGCTGCCTGGGATGAACTGAGTTATCCCTTTCAACTGTTAAAGAGTGTCGAGCGTGGAATCAGAAGTCAGTCGAGTTCAACTCAGCCATGATCCGCGCGCGTTGCATGACGATCCGTTGCTGGATGGTCTGCTCGCCCTGTGCATGCTGCACCAGAAGCCCGCCAGCGCGGCGATGCTGACCACCGGCCTGCCGCTGCCCAAACAACGTTTGAGTATCGAGTTGCTGCCGCGCGCAGCGCTCGCGCCGGCCTGCAGGGTCGGGT contains:
- a CDS encoding TolC family outer membrane protein, whose product is MRSLLLLAAPFALAASFVQAQSLPEAMQQALDVHPEIQAGVNSRLAADYQLKAAKGGYLPKVDLLGGYGREGTDSVTTRANGGGNHWETLNRSESSLRLSQMVFDGFATSNEVARQQANVSSRAYSLLGTSERTALTVAQVYLDVLTRREFVRLAEENLKSHQRIYDQIQLRTQRGVGSGADLDQAEARMAQARNNLITEQTNLADAETNFLSAVGQMPDQLERPAPFMAMMPANLNEARAQMLENSPILRSAESDIAAAEKQFATAKSTFYPRFDAELGRTADNDLDGQNGHNNEWQAMLRMRFNLYSGGSNKADLESKSYLANQALDIRNNALRQLNEELGLAWNALNNANAQVPIAQQYVDHSTSVRTAYQRQFSLGERTLLDLLDSENELFTASRRLAEIKNIQLFTQYRIKATMGQLLKSQGVVAPLASVVQNDVKPKVQLPGMN